A region from the Melioribacter roseus P3M-2 genome encodes:
- a CDS encoding potassium channel family protein, with protein MNKKFAVIGLGDFGLSVALSLAEKGAEVIAIDRDMEIIEDIKDKVTYAVRMDSTDEKALRSLGVDKVDAVIISMGTNFEDTILTSVLLLQMKVKKVIARATSKIHEKILTKLGVDQVISPDFEIANKVANTLMSDDILDFVSIGEEYSIFQIRAPKAFIGKSLQEIDLRIRYNLNLITIKREYKVVDEATGEELTKQRIYGVPTSTTIVEENDILVLFGKEKDIKKVID; from the coding sequence ATGAATAAGAAATTTGCAGTTATCGGTCTTGGCGATTTCGGATTGAGCGTTGCCCTTTCGCTGGCGGAAAAAGGCGCCGAAGTGATTGCCATCGACCGCGATATGGAAATAATCGAAGACATCAAAGATAAAGTAACTTATGCCGTACGAATGGATTCTACCGACGAAAAAGCCCTAAGATCGCTCGGCGTCGATAAAGTGGACGCCGTCATCATTTCGATGGGAACGAATTTCGAAGATACAATCCTTACATCGGTTTTACTTCTGCAGATGAAAGTCAAAAAAGTAATTGCAAGAGCGACATCGAAAATTCACGAGAAGATTTTGACCAAGCTCGGCGTCGATCAGGTAATCTCGCCGGATTTCGAAATTGCCAATAAAGTAGCAAATACTTTAATGAGCGACGATATTCTCGACTTTGTTTCTATCGGAGAAGAGTACAGCATTTTCCAGATACGCGCCCCGAAAGCATTTATAGGAAAATCGCTTCAGGAAATCGACTTGCGTATCCGCTACAATCTGAATTTGATTACAATCAAAAGAGAATATAAAGTGGTCGACGAAGCGACGGGCGAAGAATTAACAAAACAAAGAATTTACGGAGTTCCCACTTCCACAACAATCGTCGAAGAAAACGACATCCTTGTTCTCTTCGGCAAAGAAAAAGACATCAAAAAAGTTATCGATTGA
- a CDS encoding potassium transporter TrkG, whose amino-acid sequence MYNRAIPNEIIIKALIKAGLSIFFITFGIFLLTITERADLTKVAFEAFSAFGTVGLSMGLTQELTWGGKIIVVLLMFIGRVGPLAFLYTFMSGAKEDYYELPHENISIL is encoded by the coding sequence ATATACAACAGAGCGATTCCAAACGAAATAATAATAAAAGCGCTGATCAAAGCCGGTCTCTCGATTTTTTTTATTACTTTCGGTATTTTTCTTTTGACCATAACCGAGCGCGCTGACTTAACAAAAGTTGCTTTTGAAGCATTCAGCGCATTCGGCACTGTTGGACTGTCTATGGGATTAACACAGGAGCTAACGTGGGGCGGAAAGATAATAGTTGTTCTGCTTATGTTTATAGGCAGAGTCGGTCCCCTCGCTTTTCTTTATACTTTTATGAGCGGCGCGAAGGAAGATTATTACGAATTGCCTCATGAAAACATTTCAATACTCTAA